From the genome of Planctomycetia bacterium:
AAAGCGAACAACCCACCGCGGAGAAGTCCCAAGGCAGCCATCGTCCACAACCCTTACCCCGCTAACCCTGCCCACGGCGCGTTCCAGTTCTCGGTGAACCAAGACAAAGTCAGGGTCGCCGACTGGAAAAATAGCGAGGATGCACCCAATAGTCACGGCGGGGGGCAGCGGCTTGTTAGAATGGCCGGCATTCCGAACCTAGATGGTCCGCTATCGAAGTGCCACGTGGTTTCTGCGTATTTGGATCCTCCCCTCCGCCGTCTGGCGTCACGATGCTTTCGTTCGCGACGACCCAAGACTCGTCTTGTCGCTCCTGCGATGTGACATCACACTTGATTGATCGAACCCAGCGTTCCGGCTATCATGCACGCGTGTTCCGTTGGCCGCCCCACGGAGTTTGCGCCCGTGCTGACCATGAACCGATGGCTTCCCGTTGCGTTGTGGGCGGCGTTCGTCGCTCTGCCGGTGTTGCACGCGTACGGCGACGACGGATATCGCGCCGGCGGGTGGCCTTTTCTGCCCTTAGCGCGCCCCGCAGTTCCGACGGCCGCCGTCGATGATTGGGCCGCGAATCCAATCGATCATTTCGTCTTGGAATATTTGTCGGAACGCGGGCTGCGGCCGAACGCGACGGCTGACAAGCTGGCACTGTTACGCCGCGTGACTTTCGATCTGACGGGATTGCCTCCCACCGTGGCGGAACAGGACGCCTTTCTGGCGGACGGGACGCCGAATGCGTATGAGACGGTCGTGGATCGGCTGCTGGCCTCGTCTCGATTTGGCGAACGCTGGGCGCAACACTGGTTGGACGTGGTGCGGTATGCCGAAACGGACGGCTTCAAATCCGATCGATTGAAGCCGAATGCCTGGCGCTATCGAGATTATGTGATCCGCGCATTCAACGAGGATCTCCCGTACGATCGATTCGTACGGCAGCAACTGGCCGGCGACGAATTAGAGCCCGGTAATCCTGACGCGTTGATCTCCACGGGCTATTTGCGTCTGTGCGCGGATGAAGACAATGCGGCGAACTTGCATCAGCGGCGGCAAGAACTGCTGGATGACATTACCGATACAACGGGATTGACGTTTCTCGGGCTGACGCTGGGCTGCGCCCAATGTCACGATCACAAATACGACGAGATCCTGCAAACGGATTACTTCCGTTTTCAAGCGTTTTTCGCCGCCATCACGGAGCGCGACGACGCCCCTGCCGCCGACTCCAATGGCATGGCCGACTATCATTCGCAACGCGAAGCCTGGGAATTGGCGACCGCCGATATCCGGCGACAGATCGAAGAATTACTCCAGCCGGAGCGCGACGCGATCGCTAAGACGTCACTCGAAAAGTACGAAGCCTCGATTCAGCAGTGCTTTCTCACGCCTGATGCGGATCGCACGCCCGAGCAGCGACGGATCGCGGAAATGGTTGCGCGTCGCATGGAGTTTCAATTCGAAGATACGCTGCCGAATAAGCTCGATCAGGAGAATCGCGCGCGCTACGACGATTTGCAAAAGCAGCTTTCGGAGTTCGATGCACAACGTCCGCCCGCGCCGCCCCATGCGATGGCGGTGGCCGA
Proteins encoded in this window:
- a CDS encoding DUF1549 and DUF1553 domain-containing protein, producing the protein MNRWLPVALWAAFVALPVLHAYGDDGYRAGGWPFLPLARPAVPTAAVDDWAANPIDHFVLEYLSERGLRPNATADKLALLRRVTFDLTGLPPTVAEQDAFLADGTPNAYETVVDRLLASSRFGERWAQHWLDVVRYAETDGFKSDRLKPNAWRYRDYVIRAFNEDLPYDRFVRQQLAGDELEPGNPDALISTGYLRLCADEDNAANLHQRRQELLDDITDTTGLTFLGLTLGCAQCHDHKYDEILQTDYFRFQAFFAAITERDDAPAADSNGMADYHSQREAWELATADIRRQIEELLQPERDAIAKTSLEKYEASIQQCFLTPDADRTPEQRRIAEMVARRMEFQFEDTLPNKLDQENRARYDDLQKQLSEFDAQRPPAPPHAMAVAELGALAPVTHLLDGGNVDRPLQPLEPGFPEFLTSAPPEKLDCVDQAHTTGRRAQLASWLTQPDHPLTARVIVNRLWQDHFGEGIVATPNDFGFQGGAPSNPELLDWLAAELVAHGWSLKHIHRLMVTSATYCQSSFLGDDDANVQLASTADPANRRLWRARRQRLSGESIRDAMLAITGDLNLRMYGESARPELPDGVSARYAWKPDVQAADRNRRSVYVFAKRNLRFPIFEAFDQPDLNQSCARRPTTVTAPQSLLMLNSKFTREMAVKWAERLIANATDDDALVTQAYREAYGRRPTPDELERGRSFLTEQALFLEPDAQQVESQDGATVAANQTAIQNARQAAVMDFCHAVFNSNEFISID